A single window of Sphaerodactylus townsendi isolate TG3544 linkage group LG03, MPM_Stown_v2.3, whole genome shotgun sequence DNA harbors:
- the ARMC7 gene encoding armadillo repeat-containing protein 7, whose amino-acid sequence MSQNQQDLQGLSRLEYLQALVTEFQVTKSSEAKEQVLANLANFAYDPKNYDYLRQLKVLDLFLDMLTEDNDTLVEFALGGLCNLCLDKINKDYLLEADGVAAVINCLSRSNEETVMSAVTTLMYLTTPQSRQQITALPVVECMLRFSLSANRRLSNLATIFLEDYCSPLQVEEARNLTKHTALGIPLPKN is encoded by the exons ATGTCCCAAAACCAGCAGGATCTGCAAGGTCTGAGTCGACTTGAATACCTACAAGCCCTCGTTACTGAATTCCAAGTAACCAAAAGTTCTG AAGCCAAGGAGCAAGTACTAGCTAATTTAGCTAATTTTGCTTATgatccgaagaactatgactatctCCGGCAGCTCAAGGTCTTGGACCTGTTCCTGGATATGCTCACAGAGGATAACGACACCCTTGTGGAATTTGCACTTG GTGGCCTTTGTAACTTATGCTTGGACAAAATCAACAAAGACTACCTCTTGGAGGCTGATGGGGTAGCAGCTGTGATCAACTGCCTGTCACGTTCAAATGAGGAGACTGTGATGTCTGCGGTCACCACTCTGATGTACCTGACCACACCCCAGTCTCGCCAGCAGATCACTGCTCTTCCTGTAGTGGAGTGCATGCTgcgtttctctctctctgccaacAGGAGGTTGTCCAACCTGGCAACTATCTTCCTTGAAGACTACTGCAGCCCTCTGCAAGTAGAGGAGGCCAGGAATCTTACCAAACACACAGCTTTAGGGATCCCCTTGCCAAAGAATTAA